The nucleotide sequence GGTTTGATGCTTACGTGGATTCCGTGGAGGTCGAGAAGGATCAGCAGATCATTTTAGGTTATCTTAAAAAGACGCCCGCATTTTTAAAGTTTAAGATCGATCAAGATCGTCGCTGGAATATTCTCCAGTCTTTAAACCGCAATAATCCGTCTCTAGCGAAGGCGTATGTGGATGCGGAACGCGCTAAGGATTCGACTTACGAAGGTCAGCAGGCGGCGTTAGAGACGCTCGCGTTGACTCCAGATCTCGCCGTCAAGAAAGAGCTGTGGGGAAAGATCACTCAGGGCCCCTCCAAGGAGAATCCATTAGGCAAACTGCGCCCAGTGATGAGCGGCATCTTCCCTTATAACCAAGAGAATCTCCAGGCTCAATTTAAGGATGATTTTTACAAGGAGATTAAGGCGCTCAAAGCCCAGCCTCCGGAGTATTTAAGACCCCTGGCAGATCTCGCGCCCACCTTCTGTACGACGGATAGCGTCAGCGGCTTGCGCTCTTTTATTGAAGATAACGGCGATCTCCCGCCGTCTTTACAGAAGAATCTTAAGATCCACGCGCAGGAAGATGAGCGATGCGTAGGCATTCGCGCCAAGATCAAAACGGCGCGGGCGATCTAATTTAAATATTCCAACAATTTTGTGACTTTGGGGTTGAATCCCCCCCAGAGTCCTTATATAAAAACTTTTCTTCTAACGGAGTGGTAGTTCAGTTGGTTAGAACGCCTGCCTGTCACGCAGGAGGTCGCGGGTTCGAGTCCCGTCCACTCCGCCAATTTTTTAGGTAACAGTGGTTCTACGGTTCTACGGTTCTGGTTCTACGGTTCTACGGTCGAACAATAAGGAATTCTTTTATCTAGAACCGGAGACGTTGTGGATAATCTTTGTGGGTGTGCTGTTTCAAGTGAAGCGACAGTTCAATTGCGATATTCACAGTTTTGTTTTGATGTCGAATCATTACCATTTGCTGATAAGTACGCCGGACCTAAACATTGGTGAGGCTATGAAGTATCTGCACAGAGAGGTTGCTCGGTTGGCGAACAAAAGTTGTGGTCGAATCAATCACTTTTTCGGTGGGCGGTACAAATGGACTGTCGTCAACCACGAGGCCTATTATTGGAACTGCACAAAATATATTTTTAGAAATCCAGTGCGGGCGAAACTGTGTACTGATGTACAAAGTTATACCTATTCCTCTCTCAATCGAGACGCTGAAGAATTTAATTGGGACAATTATGATTTTTTTGCCCTAAAGAAGTCGATCATCGAATATGACCTTGAATGGCTCAATGAAACGTTCAGTAACGAAATAGAAGAAGGAATACG is from Bdellovibrionales bacterium and encodes:
- a CDS encoding transposase, translated to MWIIFVGVLFQVKRQFNCDIHSFVLMSNHYHLLISTPDLNIGEAMKYLHREVARLANKSCGRINHFFGGRYKWTVVNHEAYYWNCTKYIFRNPVRAKLCTDVQSYTYSSLNRDAEEFNWDNYDFFALKKSIIEYDLEWLNETFSNEIEEGIRKGLRRREFHIPRSERGSWIEPCDLIYRKGTVT